Proteins from a single region of Strix aluco isolate bStrAlu1 chromosome 5, bStrAlu1.hap1, whole genome shotgun sequence:
- the CENPM gene encoding centromere protein M isoform X1, with translation MSVLRPFDKLPALNSAILLLVGSDEGLQQKLAEAILREKKSFKINIRIATSLPLPSEGDHLRPRIDLIAFMIDIKSKYSLRNVEASLAYVDASFFLGKVCFLVTGVGRLNCCSVEMSAIWKLREVYSSPVLFCELELEGIRVATAQRLLRMLEICAGLIPGVSALYFGSLMSRSANF, from the exons ATGTCGGTGCTGCGCCCCTTCGACAAGCTCCCGGCGCTCAACTCCGCCATCCTCCTG CTGGTGGGGTCGGACGAAGGCCTCCAGCAGAAGCTGGCGGAGGCGATCCTCCGAGAGAAGAAGAGCTTCAAGATCAATAT TCGCATTGCTACATCCCTCCCCTTACCTTCAGAGGGTGATCACCTTCGGCCCAGGATAGACCTGATTGCGTTTATGATTGACATCAAGAGCAAATACAG CTTGAGGAATGTCGAAGCTTCCCTAGCTTATGTGGATGCCAGTTTCTTCCTGGGAAAAGTATGCTTTCTTGTCACTGGGG TTGGCCGGCTGAATTGCTGCAGTGTAGAGATGAGTGCCATTTGGAAACTGCGAGAAGTCTACTCCAGTCCTGTGCTGTTCTGTGAGCTGGAG TTGGAGGGAATACGAGTTGCCACTGCTCAGCGACTTCTCCGGATGTTAGAGATATGTGCTGGTCTCATACCAGGAGTTTCTGCCTTGTACTTTGGCTCACTGATGAGCAGGTCTGCTAATTTCTAG
- the CENPM gene encoding centromere protein M isoform X2: MRPHQQYCVQLWGPQHKDMDLRIATSLPLPSEGDHLRPRIDLIAFMIDIKSKYSLRNVEASLAYVDASFFLGKVCFLVTGVGRLNCCSVEMSAIWKLREVYSSPVLFCELELEGIRVATAQRLLRMLEICAGLIPGVSALYFGSLMSRSANF; the protein is encoded by the exons atgagaccccaccagcagtactgtgtccagctctggggcccccaacataaggacatggacct TCGCATTGCTACATCCCTCCCCTTACCTTCAGAGGGTGATCACCTTCGGCCCAGGATAGACCTGATTGCGTTTATGATTGACATCAAGAGCAAATACAG CTTGAGGAATGTCGAAGCTTCCCTAGCTTATGTGGATGCCAGTTTCTTCCTGGGAAAAGTATGCTTTCTTGTCACTGGGG TTGGCCGGCTGAATTGCTGCAGTGTAGAGATGAGTGCCATTTGGAAACTGCGAGAAGTCTACTCCAGTCCTGTGCTGTTCTGTGAGCTGGAG TTGGAGGGAATACGAGTTGCCACTGCTCAGCGACTTCTCCGGATGTTAGAGATATGTGCTGGTCTCATACCAGGAGTTTCTGCCTTGTACTTTGGCTCACTGATGAGCAGGTCTGCTAATTTCTAG